From one Mya arenaria isolate MELC-2E11 chromosome 4, ASM2691426v1 genomic stretch:
- the LOC128231606 gene encoding branched-chain-amino-acid aminotransferase, cytosolic-like, which yields MATRILSPLCSSIKKSLQSFGAQAYSTAPVSSFKASDVEITRTTNPAPKPEVSTLKFGHHFSDHMLEIDYTSTAGWGKPRICPVHNLSLHPAAKCLHYAVELFEGMKAFRGDDDRIRLFRPMENMQRMLRTSERSCLPLFDGRELVELIKKLISIDADWVPKSTTDCPSSMYIRPTSIGTEPQLGVSRSSSATLFVLIGPVGPYYPTGMAPVKLLADPKFVRAWPGGSGGFKMGSNYAPTMAVQNVAAEKGCQQVLWLFGDDHQLTEVGAMNLFTFWVNEQGEKELVTAPLNGLVLPGITRKSLLELSKKWGEFKVTERDYTMKEITKALNENRLLEMFGAGTACVVSPVEGVLYNGEMLKIPTMTNPYVTNRCMKELLDIQYGRTSSDWVEYLE from the exons ATGGCGACTAGAATACTTTCT CCACTTTGCTCCTCTATCAAGAAGTCTTTGCAGAGTTTTGGAGCTCAGGCATATTCAACTGCCCCTGTCTCATCTTTCAAG GCCAGTGATGTTGAGATCACAAGAACAACTAACCCAGCTCCAAAGCCTGAGGTGTCCACTCTCAAGTTTGGCCACCATTTCTCTGACCACATGCTTGAGATTGATTATACAAGCACGGCAGGTTGGGGTAAGCCCCGTATATGCCCCGTACACAATCTCAGCCTACACCCAGCAGCCAAGTGCTTGCATTATGCTGTTGAG CTGTTTGAAGGCATGAAGGCGTTCCGTGGGGATGATGATAGGATTCGTCTGTTTAGACCGATGGAAAATATGCAGCGAATGCTGAGAACGTCAGAAAGATCTTGCCTGCCG TTGTTTGATGGCCGGGAGTTGGTGGAGCTGATCAAGAAGCTGATCAGTATTGATGCAGACTGGGTACCCAAGTCTACGACAGACTGCCCTAGCTCCATGTATATCAGGCCCACATCCATAGGGACAGAG CCCCAACTTGGAGTATCTCGTTCCTCCAGTGCGACCCTGTTTGTGCTGATAGGCCCCGTAGGTCCCTACTACCCCACTGGCATGGCCCCTGTTAAACTGCTCGCTGACCCCAAATTTGTGAGGGCCTGGCCGGGGGGATCTGGTGGATTCAAAATGGGCAG CAACTATGCCCCAACAATGGCAGTCCAAAACGTCGCGGCAGAGAAAGGTTGTCAACAGGTACTCTGGCTCTTTGGTGACGACCACCAGCTTACAGAGGTCGGGGCCATGAATCTCTTCACGTTCTGGGTGAACGAACAAGGAG AGAAAGAACTGGTTACTGCTCCATTGAATGGTCTGGTTTTGCCGGGAATCACAAGAAAAAGTTTGCTGGAGCTTAGCAAGAAATGG gGTGAATTTAAAGTGACAGAGCGAGACTATACCATGAAGGAAATTACCAAGGCTTTAAACGAAAACAGG CTATTGGAGATGTTTGGTGCGGGTACAGCTTGTGTGGTGAGCCCGGTAGAAGGTGTGCTATACAATGGAGAGATGCTGAAGATACCCACTATGACCAATCCCTATGTCACAAACAGATGCATGAAGGAACTCCTTGATATACAG TATGGGCGTACTTCAAGTGACTGGGTAGAATATTTGGAGTGA
- the LOC128231605 gene encoding tubulin delta chain-like, which produces MSVVTLQIGQCGNQVGGQLFSGLVEDVNTKLSQTNLGQRANSDYTDEVLERFFHCPEKPGQLPQARAVMVDMEPKAIAQTCLEAKKSGLWMYPPKQQFWQQRGSGNNWAHGFKVHGPAAEEKIFGMIQTEAEKCDNVSGFLTFMSLAGGTGSGVGAFITQCLKDEFPHAFLLNQVVWPYSLGEVIVQNYNAVLTLSHLYQSADAVLIMENDQLHKICTQLLNIKKLGFKDINKVICHKLLGVLLPAVTEKYPGINSSNSLGVMLEHLVPCPSYKLLTVKNIPQMSDTSKDFSVFQWQGLIKHLRQMLIANAAMEEGIDWQVKLEDSRRSLANTLILRGRDLDTVDTSSFSDPRLYPPWVPSDSRLSVYTQPRVFSSYEKCATLVSNNKSPIYSLNSVIDKAWNMFSSRAYTHLYVKHGLTEEDFVDSFVTLEQVVANYKSV; this is translated from the exons ATGTCTGTAGTCACTCTACAAATTGGACAATGTGGAAACCAGGTGGGAGGGCAGCTATTTTCAGGCCTAGTGGAGGATGTCAACACAAAACTTTCACAG ACAAACCTTGGTCAGCGAGCAAACAGTGATTATACAGATGAAGTCCTGGAGAGGTTCTTCCACTGCCCAGAAAAACCAGGCCAACTTCCACAGGCCAGGGCTGTCATGGTTGACATGGAACCCAAG GCTATAGCCCAGACATGCCTTGAAGCAAAGAAGTCTGGCTTATGGATGTACCCTCCCAAACAACAGTTTTGGCAGCAGAGAGGTTCTGGCAACAACTGGGCACATGGGTTCAA AGTACACGGCCCTGCAGCGGAGGAGAAGATCTTTGGAATGATCCAGACAGAAGCAGAGAAGTGTGACAATGTGAGTGGCTTTCTGACATTCATGAGCCTGGCTGGAGGTACAGGGTCGGGTGTAGGGGCTTTCATCACCCAGTGTCTCAAGGATGAGTTTCCACATGCTTTCCTGCTTAACCAg GTGGTATGGCCTTATTCCCTGGGCGAGGTGATAGTCCAGAACTACAACGCTGTGCTGACCCTCTCCCACCTGTACCAGAGTGCGGATGCTGTGCTAATCATGGAGAATGACCAGCTACACAAGATCTGTACACAGCTTCTCAACATCAAGAAGCTTGGATTCAAGGATATCAACAAAGTGATCTGTCATAAACTGTTGGGGGTACTGCTGCCCGCTGTGACAGAGAAATATCCTGGCATAAATTCTTCAAATAGCCTTG GTGTGATGCTGGAGCACCTGGTCCCTTGTCCCTCGTACAAACTACTCACAGTGAAAAACATTCCTCAGATGTCAGATACATCCAAGGACTTCAGTGTCTTCCAGTGGCAGGGCCTCATCAAACACCTCAGACAGATGCTCATTGCTAATGCTGCTATGGAGGAAG GTATAGACTGGCAGGTTAAGCTTGAAGACAGTCGACGGTCCCTGGCTAACACTTTGATTCTACGAGGCCGAGACCTGGACACGGTCGACACATCCTCGTTCTCTGACCCTCGTCTTTACCCTCCCTGGGTACCCTCAGACAGCCGCCTCTCTGTCTACACCCAACCACGTGTGTTCAGTAGTTACGAAAAGTGTGCTACGTTAGTCAGTAACAATAAGTCTCCAATATATTCGCTGAACTCTGTGATAGACAAGGCTTGGAATATGTTTTCATCACGGGCATATACGCATCTGTATGTGAAGCATGGATTGACTGAAGAGGATTTTGTGGACAGTTTTGTGACTCTTGAACAAGTTGTGGCTAACTATAAGAGTGTTTGA